In Anaerobacillus alkaliphilus, one genomic interval encodes:
- the atpB gene encoding F0F1 ATP synthase subunit A, with amino-acid sequence METISPVRYFLGQPVNMSSILMTTVAAAIVFFVCFFMSRRIQMKPTGAQNALEWLVDFVKNIINSNMDWKVGKNFVMLGITILLYVFVSNMLGVPFEIKSKIADGVYEVWWKSPTSDPLLTLSLAAMVILLTHYYGIKIKGFKEYGKDYFRPVPFLFPFKIVEDFSNTLTLGMRLFGNIYAKEVLMVMLVTLGKSTLFLAVGVALPLLVWQAFSIFIGSLQAFIFCMLTMVYMSHKVSEDH; translated from the coding sequence TTGGAAACAATATCTCCAGTAAGGTATTTTCTAGGTCAACCGGTGAATATGTCTAGTATTTTAATGACAACTGTAGCCGCAGCAATCGTCTTTTTCGTTTGTTTTTTTATGTCTAGAAGAATCCAAATGAAACCAACAGGTGCCCAAAATGCTCTAGAATGGCTTGTTGATTTCGTCAAGAACATCATCAACAGTAACATGGATTGGAAAGTCGGCAAAAACTTCGTCATGCTTGGGATTACTATTCTCTTATACGTATTCGTTTCAAATATGTTAGGAGTTCCATTTGAGATTAAGTCAAAAATTGCGGATGGTGTTTATGAAGTATGGTGGAAATCACCAACATCTGATCCATTATTAACTCTATCTCTAGCAGCAATGGTTATTTTATTAACACACTATTATGGAATTAAGATTAAAGGTTTCAAGGAATACGGAAAAGATTACTTCCGTCCAGTTCCATTCTTATTCCCGTTTAAAATTGTTGAGGATTTTTCCAACACATTAACGCTTGGAATGCGTCTTTTCGGTAACATCTATGCGAAAGAAGTATTAATGGTCATGCTTGTTACCTTAGGAAAATCGACATTATTCTTAGCCGTAGGGGTGGCACTACCACTTTTAGTTTGGCAAGCATTTAGTATATTCATCGGATCACTACAAGCATTCATCTTCTGTATGCTAACGATGGTATATATGTCTCACAAAGTTAGTGAAGATCACTAA
- a CDS encoding ATP synthase subunit I — protein sequence MGDYIALTKRYTLYTVIIMSLFLVLALVTPYQPIFLGLLLGSIISLSNLWSTYFQVKRLGESVEAGRAKFSLGTLFRIALVLGAVYIAYQYPDNFHFISVVIGLMLTYIIIFINSIFQLKRL from the coding sequence ATGGGAGACTACATTGCGTTAACGAAGCGCTATACGTTATACACAGTTATTATTATGAGTCTTTTTCTTGTCTTAGCTCTTGTAACCCCATACCAACCAATATTCCTTGGACTATTATTGGGTTCTATTATAAGCCTAAGTAATTTGTGGAGTACATATTTTCAAGTGAAAAGACTAGGTGAGTCGGTGGAAGCCGGACGAGCCAAATTTTCTCTAGGAACACTTTTTCGTATAGCCTTAGTCTTAGGCGCTGTGTATATTGCATATCAATACCCCGACAACTTCCACTTTATTAGTGTGGTCATAGGTTTAATGCTAACCTATATCATCATATTTATTAATTCTATTTTTCAACTAAAACGTCTATAG
- a CDS encoding AtpZ/AtpI family protein: MDDPKRFKQTMRTLALMSTISSYLLGSILVGVFGGRWLDSYFGTNSLFLIIGLFLGLGTGSYGVIVVIKHFLRDQDQR; this comes from the coding sequence ATGGATGATCCTAAACGCTTTAAACAAACAATGCGAACGTTAGCGCTGATGTCTACGATCAGTTCCTACTTACTAGGTTCAATTCTAGTAGGTGTTTTTGGTGGTAGATGGCTAGATAGTTACTTTGGAACCAATTCATTATTTCTGATTATAGGTCTATTCCTTGGCCTTGGCACTGGCTCCTACGGGGTCATAGTGGTTATCAAACACTTTTTACGTGATCAAGACCAAAGATAG
- a CDS encoding S8 family serine peptidase yields MRKLRIMLLTVIFTASCLSTSFAATFPERPPHQKSKDDGNTVVMVEVDGDPEDIFSKIEREIPHSQLRKMYKTLYSGFSLQLKKSDLATLEGIAGITRVDPLREYTATLDESVPFIGGDHIRGKLDEKGQRLTGKGIKIAVIDTGIDYAHPDLKKNYKGGYDVIDQDGDPLETQKEQGLPTIHGTHVAGIIAANGKIKGVAPEAEIYAYRALGPGGKGTTEQVIEAIEKAVEDGVDIINLSLGNTVNGPDWPTSVALDKAVDEGIICVTSNGNSGPNMWTVGSPGTSVKAISVGASTPPLKVPYLTFESDDREIALHPMVGSRPWTFKRDYKIKEVGLGRVEEMEDVKNKLVLVKRGVIPFGEKAKIAQQAGAIGVIIYNNTPGEFMGSLETQIDIPVISISKEDGEWLKDKLDLKSKNYLRTIYRKEQDQIASFSSRGPVTHNWVVKPDVVAPGVSIESTIPNGYLGLNGTSMAAPHVAGLAALVKQAHPDWTPEEIKAAIMNSAKPIHDKEGKPYSPHEQGTGRIQVEKAVQAETLIYPGTVGFGKWTREQSRHQKEVELTIKNTSDKKRTYHVKPPFVVPDGVQWKVPFSIILGPGEETKVPITIDILPGVFQSGIHYGEFIVEGGREPVRVPFMFFIEEPNYPRLMAFSFEFGDEKGQYRYEMYLPGGAEEVGIALYDPDTFQFVTYLDVRENVDRGLLEVELEDVDLTEGIYKTLVYAKKEGKEDLIETMIYIGETTEKVTGHTILIK; encoded by the coding sequence ATGAGAAAACTTAGGATAATGTTACTTACAGTTATTTTTACAGCAAGCTGTTTATCAACGAGTTTTGCGGCAACTTTTCCAGAACGCCCTCCACACCAAAAAAGTAAAGATGATGGCAATACTGTTGTGATGGTAGAGGTTGATGGAGATCCCGAAGATATATTTTCAAAGATTGAACGTGAAATCCCTCATTCCCAATTACGAAAAATGTATAAGACGTTATACTCAGGCTTTTCACTACAGCTGAAAAAAAGTGATCTAGCCACTCTAGAGGGGATTGCGGGGATCACCCGAGTGGATCCGTTAAGAGAATATACAGCCACATTGGATGAAAGTGTTCCGTTTATCGGCGGTGATCATATCCGTGGCAAGTTGGATGAGAAGGGGCAACGTTTAACGGGAAAAGGTATTAAGATAGCAGTTATTGATACTGGGATTGACTATGCTCATCCAGATCTGAAGAAAAACTACAAAGGTGGCTATGACGTCATTGACCAAGACGGAGATCCTTTAGAAACTCAAAAAGAACAAGGTCTTCCGACGATCCATGGAACACATGTCGCTGGAATTATTGCAGCGAACGGAAAAATAAAGGGAGTTGCTCCTGAAGCTGAGATCTATGCGTATCGTGCTTTAGGTCCGGGTGGAAAAGGAACGACAGAACAAGTCATTGAGGCCATTGAAAAAGCAGTTGAAGATGGTGTAGATATAATTAACTTATCATTGGGTAATACTGTAAACGGCCCAGACTGGCCAACGAGTGTTGCTCTTGATAAAGCTGTTGATGAAGGAATTATTTGTGTGACATCTAACGGTAATAGTGGTCCAAACATGTGGACAGTCGGTTCTCCTGGCACTTCTGTCAAGGCAATCTCAGTCGGAGCATCTACTCCGCCACTAAAAGTGCCTTATTTAACGTTTGAAAGTGATGACAGAGAAATCGCTCTTCATCCGATGGTCGGTTCAAGGCCTTGGACATTTAAGCGCGATTACAAAATTAAAGAAGTGGGCCTTGGTCGAGTCGAGGAAATGGAAGATGTGAAAAACAAACTTGTACTAGTAAAAAGAGGCGTCATACCATTTGGTGAAAAAGCAAAAATTGCTCAACAAGCTGGGGCAATTGGCGTCATTATTTATAACAACACACCAGGTGAATTTATGGGTTCACTGGAAACACAGATCGATATACCGGTCATTTCAATTTCCAAAGAGGACGGAGAATGGTTAAAAGACAAACTTGATCTGAAATCCAAAAATTATCTTCGAACGATTTATCGAAAAGAACAAGATCAAATTGCTTCGTTTAGTTCTAGAGGTCCTGTTACTCATAACTGGGTAGTGAAACCGGATGTTGTCGCTCCGGGAGTTTCTATTGAAAGTACAATTCCGAACGGCTATTTAGGATTAAATGGAACGAGTATGGCGGCGCCGCATGTTGCGGGACTTGCAGCACTCGTGAAGCAAGCGCATCCGGATTGGACGCCAGAAGAAATTAAAGCTGCAATCATGAATTCGGCTAAACCAATACACGATAAAGAAGGTAAACCATATTCCCCGCATGAACAAGGGACGGGTCGAATTCAAGTTGAGAAAGCAGTCCAAGCGGAAACACTTATCTATCCAGGAACTGTAGGGTTCGGGAAATGGACTAGAGAGCAATCAAGGCATCAAAAAGAGGTTGAACTAACCATTAAGAATACCTCTGACAAGAAAAGAACCTACCATGTCAAACCACCGTTTGTCGTTCCTGATGGCGTACAGTGGAAGGTGCCATTCTCGATTATCTTAGGTCCTGGTGAAGAAACAAAGGTACCCATTACGATTGATATTTTACCTGGAGTATTTCAATCTGGAATTCACTATGGTGAATTTATCGTAGAGGGTGGAAGAGAACCTGTTCGTGTACCTTTTATGTTTTTTATTGAAGAGCCAAATTATCCTAGACTCATGGCCTTTTCCTTTGAATTTGGAGATGAAAAAGGTCAGTACCGCTATGAAATGTACTTACCAGGCGGTGCTGAGGAAGTAGGAATTGCTTTATATGATCCTGATACATTCCAATTTGTTACGTACTTAGATGTGAGAGAAAATGTCGACCGTGGCTTACTAGAAGTAGAATTAGAAGATGTTGATCTGACTGAAGGAATTTATAAAACACTTGTCTATGCAAAAAAAGAAGGAAAAGAAGATTTAATTGAGACAATGATTTATATCGGTGAGACAACAGAGAAGGTAACAGGACATACCATTCTTATTAAATAG
- the wecB gene encoding non-hydrolyzing UDP-N-acetylglucosamine 2-epimerase, with amino-acid sequence MDQKIKVMTIFGTRPEAIKMCPLVLELEKYEQIESIVTVTGQHREMLDQVLSIFNVKPDYDLNIMKARQTLVDVTVNVLQGLDQIMKDVKPDLVLVHGDTSTTFVASLAAYYNQIAVGHVEAGLRTWNKYSPYPEEMNRQLTGVIADLHFAPTSKSADNLRAENKHEEAIYITGNTAIDALKTTVSEEYHHEVLANLGADRLLLLTAHRRENLGEPMRNMFRAIKRLVNEHDDLQVVYPVHLNPVVREIADEVLGNDPRIQLIEPLGVLDFHNFASRAHIILTDSGGVQEEAPSLGVPVLVLRDTTERPEGIEAGTLKLAGTDEETIYGLAKQLLTDEEAYKKMSKASNPYGDGFASKRIVEAILHHFGTGTRPEPFKM; translated from the coding sequence ATGGATCAGAAAATTAAAGTTATGACGATTTTTGGTACTCGTCCTGAGGCTATCAAAATGTGTCCTTTAGTATTGGAACTTGAAAAATATGAACAAATCGAATCGATTGTGACTGTGACAGGCCAACACCGTGAAATGCTAGATCAAGTTTTATCAATCTTTAACGTCAAACCAGACTATGACTTAAACATTATGAAGGCGAGACAAACGCTTGTAGATGTGACGGTAAACGTACTGCAAGGGTTAGACCAGATCATGAAAGATGTGAAACCAGATTTGGTTCTAGTTCATGGTGATACATCAACTACGTTTGTAGCAAGTTTGGCTGCTTATTATAATCAAATTGCAGTAGGACATGTTGAAGCAGGACTTCGTACGTGGAATAAATACTCACCATACCCTGAAGAGATGAATCGTCAGTTAACGGGTGTAATAGCAGACCTACATTTTGCACCGACATCAAAATCAGCAGATAACCTTCGCGCTGAGAATAAACATGAAGAAGCCATCTACATAACAGGGAATACTGCGATCGATGCGTTAAAAACAACGGTTTCTGAAGAGTATCATCATGAAGTGTTAGCTAATCTTGGTGCAGACCGACTGTTATTATTAACTGCTCACCGTCGTGAAAATTTAGGCGAGCCAATGCGAAATATGTTCCGGGCAATTAAGCGATTAGTCAATGAGCATGACGATTTACAAGTCGTTTACCCAGTCCATTTAAATCCAGTTGTTCGCGAGATTGCTGATGAAGTACTCGGGAACGACCCGCGCATTCAGCTAATTGAACCATTAGGTGTTTTAGATTTCCATAACTTTGCTTCTAGAGCCCACATCATTCTTACGGACTCAGGGGGTGTTCAAGAAGAAGCACCTTCACTAGGTGTTCCAGTCCTTGTTCTTCGTGACACAACTGAGCGACCTGAAGGAATTGAAGCTGGAACATTAAAGCTTGCTGGTACAGATGAGGAAACAATTTACGGCCTTGCAAAGCAACTGTTAACAGATGAAGAAGCCTATAAAAAAATGTCAAAAGCCTCAAATCCATATGGTGACGGCTTTGCTTCTAAACGTATTGTTGAGGCAATTCTCCACCACTTTGGAACAGGTACTAGACCGGAACCTTTTAAAATGTAA
- the upp gene encoding uracil phosphoribosyltransferase, producing MSKVFVFDHPLIQHKLTYIRDKSTGTKEFRELVDEVAALMAFEITRDLPLKEVTVETPVGPAKSKTIAGKKLGLVPILRAGLGMVDGILKLIPAAKVGHVGLYRDPETLQPVEYYVKLPTDVEEREFIVIDPMLATGGSAVEAINSLKKRGAKNIKLMCLIAAPEGVEFVQNAHPDVDIYLAALDEKLNEKGYIVPGLGDAGDRLFGTK from the coding sequence ATGAGTAAAGTATTTGTATTTGACCACCCATTAATTCAGCACAAATTAACGTACATTCGAGATAAAAGTACTGGGACCAAAGAGTTTCGTGAGCTAGTTGACGAAGTTGCGGCACTAATGGCTTTTGAGATTACTCGAGATCTTCCACTTAAAGAGGTAACTGTGGAAACGCCTGTAGGTCCTGCGAAATCGAAAACGATTGCTGGTAAAAAACTTGGACTAGTTCCAATTTTACGTGCAGGTTTAGGAATGGTAGACGGTATTTTAAAGCTAATTCCAGCAGCAAAAGTTGGACATGTTGGTCTTTATCGTGATCCTGAGACGCTTCAACCAGTTGAATACTATGTTAAGCTTCCAACAGACGTTGAAGAGCGTGAGTTTATCGTCATTGACCCAATGCTTGCAACAGGTGGTTCAGCTGTAGAAGCGATTAACTCGCTAAAAAAACGTGGTGCGAAAAACATTAAACTAATGTGCTTAATCGCTGCACCAGAAGGCGTTGAGTTTGTTCAAAACGCTCATCCTGATGTGGATATTTATCTTGCAGCATTAGATGAAAAATTAAATGAAAAAGGCTATATTGTACCAGGCTTAGGAGATGCTGGTGACCGCTTGTTTGGAACGAAATAA
- the glyA gene encoding serine hydroxymethyltransferase, producing the protein MEKLKQQDPKLYEAMQDELSRQRDKIELIASENFVSEAVMEAQGSVLTNKYAEGYPGKRYYGGCEHVDVVEDIARDRAKEIFGAEHVNVQPHSGAQANMAVYFTILNHGDTVLGMNLSHGGHLTHGSPVNFSGVQYNFVEYGVDEETQRINYKDVAEKARLHKPKLIVAGASAYPRAIDFKKFREIADEVGAYFMVDMAHIAGLVAAGLHENPVPYADFVTTTTHKTLRGPRGGMILCKEEWAKKIDKSIFPGIQGGPLMHVIAAKAVAFGEALQPEFKQYAERVRDNAKRLGEKLVAEGINLVSGGTDNHLVLLDLRSLDMTGKVAEHALDEIGITTNKNTIPFDPQSPFVTSGIRIGTAAVTSRGLGLEDMDEIGEIIASTLKNIENEEKLAEARERVAALMNKYPMYENL; encoded by the coding sequence ATGGAAAAGCTTAAGCAACAGGATCCAAAACTTTATGAAGCAATGCAAGATGAGTTATCGAGACAACGTGATAAAATTGAATTAATTGCATCAGAGAACTTTGTAAGTGAAGCTGTTATGGAAGCACAAGGCTCAGTCCTAACTAATAAATATGCAGAAGGCTATCCTGGCAAGCGCTATTATGGCGGTTGTGAACATGTGGATGTTGTCGAAGATATTGCAAGAGATCGTGCCAAAGAAATTTTTGGTGCTGAACACGTAAACGTTCAACCACATTCAGGTGCTCAAGCAAATATGGCTGTTTATTTTACAATTTTAAACCATGGGGATACAGTTCTAGGAATGAATTTATCTCATGGTGGTCACCTTACACATGGAAGCCCAGTAAACTTCAGTGGCGTTCAGTACAATTTCGTTGAGTATGGTGTCGATGAAGAAACACAACGCATTAATTACAAAGATGTGGCAGAAAAAGCTAGATTACATAAACCAAAGCTAATTGTTGCGGGTGCAAGTGCATACCCAAGAGCAATTGATTTCAAAAAGTTCCGTGAAATCGCTGATGAAGTTGGCGCGTATTTCATGGTTGACATGGCTCACATTGCTGGACTTGTTGCTGCAGGATTACACGAAAATCCTGTTCCATATGCGGACTTCGTGACAACAACTACGCATAAAACATTACGCGGACCTCGTGGCGGAATGATTTTATGTAAAGAAGAGTGGGCAAAGAAAATTGATAAATCAATTTTCCCAGGAATCCAAGGTGGTCCACTAATGCACGTGATTGCAGCGAAAGCAGTTGCATTTGGTGAAGCACTTCAACCTGAATTCAAGCAGTATGCTGAGCGTGTGAGAGATAATGCGAAGCGCCTAGGTGAAAAACTTGTTGCGGAAGGTATTAACCTTGTATCAGGCGGAACAGATAACCACTTAGTTCTTTTAGATCTACGTAGCCTTGACATGACTGGAAAAGTTGCAGAGCATGCCCTTGATGAGATCGGCATTACAACGAATAAAAACACAATTCCATTTGATCCACAAAGTCCATTCGTAACAAGTGGTATCCGTATTGGTACGGCTGCAGTTACTTCGCGTGGACTAGGTCTTGAAGATATGGATGAAATCGGTGAGATCATTGCTTCGACTCTAAAGAATATCGAGAACGAAGAAAAACTTGCTGAAGCTAGAGAGCGTGTTGCAGCACTAATGAACAAATATCCAATGTATGAGAATTTATAA
- a CDS encoding TIGR01440 family protein, producing MSEIFEQVSQALVDLDSKKRLTDEHILVIGTSTSEVIGEHIGTSGTKEVAEAIFQGVQEFQKRTGVHLAFQCCEHLNRALVVEDTTRKVYGLEPVSVIPVPKAGGSMAAFAYSEMKNPVVVEFIKADAGIDIGDTLIGMHLKHVAVPVRSKVRMVGQAHLTLAVTRPKLIGGARAVYELQAEEGNCN from the coding sequence ATGTCTGAGATATTCGAGCAAGTTTCACAAGCGTTAGTCGATTTAGATAGCAAAAAGCGATTAACAGACGAGCATATCTTGGTAATTGGAACAAGTACAAGTGAAGTGATTGGTGAACACATTGGAACCTCTGGAACGAAGGAAGTGGCGGAAGCTATTTTTCAGGGGGTGCAAGAGTTTCAGAAGAGGACTGGCGTCCACCTAGCATTTCAATGCTGCGAGCACTTGAACCGAGCGCTAGTGGTTGAAGACACTACTCGTAAAGTCTATGGCTTGGAACCAGTATCGGTCATTCCTGTTCCCAAAGCTGGTGGCTCAATGGCAGCATTTGCGTATAGCGAGATGAAAAACCCTGTCGTTGTAGAATTTATTAAGGCAGATGCGGGAATTGATATTGGTGATACGTTAATTGGGATGCATTTAAAGCATGTTGCCGTTCCGGTAAGAAGTAAAGTGAGAATGGTCGGTCAAGCTCATCTAACACTAGCTGTCACGAGACCAAAGTTAATTGGTGGCGCGAGAGCAGTGTATGAACTGCAAGCGGAAGAAGGAAACTGTAACTAG
- the rpiB gene encoding ribose 5-phosphate isomerase B — MKVAIASDHGGLNIKAEIKSLMDEMNIQYEDVGCNCEDSVDYPDYALPVAEKVVNGEVDRGILICGTGIGMSIAANKIKGVRCALVHDTFSAKATREHNDSNILSMGERVIGPGLAREIAKIWLETEFEGGRHARRVEKITLLENK, encoded by the coding sequence ATGAAAGTAGCAATCGCTTCAGATCACGGTGGATTAAATATTAAAGCAGAAATCAAAAGTCTTATGGATGAAATGAACATTCAATATGAGGATGTTGGTTGTAATTGTGAGGATTCAGTTGACTATCCTGATTACGCATTACCAGTTGCCGAAAAAGTAGTCAATGGGGAAGTGGACCGTGGAATATTAATTTGCGGAACAGGTATTGGAATGAGTATTGCAGCTAATAAAATTAAAGGGGTTCGTTGTGCACTGGTTCATGACACGTTTAGTGCGAAAGCAACTCGTGAGCATAACGATAGTAATATTTTATCAATGGGCGAAAGAGTCATTGGACCAGGGCTAGCAAGAGAAATTGCAAAAATCTGGTTAGAGACTGAGTTCGAAGGTGGTCGTCATGCCCGCCGTGTTGAAAAAATAACTTTATTAGAAAATAAATAA
- a CDS encoding methyl-accepting chemotaxis protein, with protein MNEKKKYRFSLRKKMVIGISAVAAVTYATSAFFIFYLSEVLGSILGVNEDIFTVITLVLGVFWCAILGFIAAGFITKPLTRLEEASRKVANGDIRVDVEVTKSDDEIRALGLAYQDMVQNLRSMVSDIGTNFELTNEKVNEIKSASQAASLQAQNIGRTVDEIAVGAESSATAIQATAESMEDVSELADQVQNRANVSKQLSVEMVDTLEESKQVIHSLVAGINQLASDNQNSLTVVSRLEGHAKKVGEIISLVGDIAEQTNLLALNASIEAARAGEQGRGFAVVADEVRKLADESSKAVKGISQLVKNIQNEVSNVVSQISKQVEVANKEAQKGTRTNEAIADMTKSVNEVAKAVQDITEIIDRQLQSIRITTRESQEVAAIAEETSAGTVEVSSATSEQAAVMQEIAASAEVLATQATKLKKTIGKFTT; from the coding sequence ATGAATGAAAAAAAGAAGTACAGGTTTAGTCTTAGAAAAAAGATGGTGATAGGTATATCTGCGGTTGCGGCGGTTACCTATGCAACTAGTGCGTTTTTTATTTTTTATCTAAGTGAAGTTCTTGGTAGTATATTAGGGGTAAATGAAGATATTTTCACTGTTATTACTCTAGTTCTTGGTGTCTTTTGGTGTGCAATTCTTGGCTTTATTGCCGCTGGATTCATTACAAAGCCGTTAACGAGGTTAGAAGAGGCTTCAAGAAAGGTAGCCAACGGAGACATCCGAGTTGATGTGGAAGTGACGAAATCGGACGATGAGATCCGTGCATTAGGACTAGCCTATCAGGACATGGTACAAAATCTGCGCTCAATGGTATCTGACATTGGCACAAACTTTGAATTAACAAATGAGAAAGTAAACGAGATTAAATCTGCATCTCAAGCAGCATCATTGCAAGCACAAAATATTGGACGTACCGTAGACGAAATCGCAGTAGGTGCAGAAAGTTCTGCAACTGCGATACAAGCCACTGCTGAGTCAATGGAGGATGTCTCTGAACTTGCAGATCAAGTGCAAAATCGCGCCAATGTCTCAAAACAACTATCAGTTGAAATGGTTGATACATTAGAAGAGAGCAAACAAGTCATTCACTCGTTAGTTGCTGGAATTAATCAACTAGCGTCAGATAATCAAAATTCCTTAACTGTGGTAAGTCGTCTAGAGGGCCATGCGAAAAAGGTAGGAGAGATTATTTCTCTTGTTGGCGATATTGCTGAGCAAACAAATCTACTTGCGTTGAATGCCTCAATTGAAGCGGCAAGAGCGGGAGAACAAGGCCGAGGATTTGCTGTTGTAGCTGATGAGGTTCGTAAGCTTGCAGATGAAAGCTCAAAGGCTGTTAAAGGAATTTCACAACTGGTGAAAAATATTCAGAATGAAGTATCAAATGTAGTTTCTCAGATTTCAAAGCAAGTAGAAGTCGCGAATAAAGAAGCACAAAAAGGCACGCGTACAAACGAGGCAATTGCTGATATGACAAAATCAGTGAATGAAGTAGCGAAAGCAGTTCAAGATATAACTGAGATTATTGATCGTCAGCTTCAGTCAATTCGTATAACAACAAGGGAGTCTCAAGAAGTGGCCGCTATTGCTGAAGAAACGTCTGCTGGAACAGTGGAAGTATCATCAGCAACTTCAGAACAAGCAGCGGTTATGCAAGAAATTGCCGCTTCTGCGGAAGTCCTGGCAACGCAAGCCACTAAATTGAAAAAAACTATAGGCAAATTTACAACCTAA
- a CDS encoding low molecular weight protein arginine phosphatase — MRNILFVCTGNTCRSPLAQALLKQKRPDLEVKSAGVSALPGMNASEGTLEVLHEKGISLVHSSSLVDKEVMEWADLVLTLTESHKALLVKQFPLFVDKIHTLKEFAYENDVVEKRQLLQHHYAELQLKQAQFLQQHKEELEQLNSLQGDASKRRLDEISKRLQAIIKDDRLAIERLEQLMPSLDISDPFGGSVAIYRRTAKEIEEAIDNMLSRL; from the coding sequence ATGAGAAATATCCTCTTCGTATGTACAGGTAATACTTGCAGAAGTCCCCTTGCACAAGCTTTATTAAAACAAAAGCGTCCAGATCTTGAAGTGAAATCAGCAGGTGTAAGTGCATTACCAGGGATGAATGCTTCAGAAGGTACGTTAGAGGTTCTACACGAGAAAGGAATTTCTCTAGTACATTCGTCAAGTTTAGTAGATAAAGAAGTCATGGAGTGGGCAGATCTTGTCTTAACGTTAACCGAAAGTCACAAGGCCCTACTTGTTAAACAATTTCCTCTATTTGTCGATAAAATACATACATTGAAAGAGTTTGCTTATGAGAATGATGTGGTAGAAAAGAGACAACTTCTTCAACATCATTATGCCGAGCTTCAACTTAAGCAAGCGCAGTTTCTCCAACAGCATAAAGAAGAGCTAGAACAATTAAATTCGTTACAAGGTGATGCTTCAAAAAGACGTTTAGACGAAATAAGTAAACGTCTACAAGCGATTATTAAAGACGATCGTCTAGCCATTGAGCGCTTAGAACAGCTAATGCCATCGCTAGATATTTCAGATCCATTTGGAGGCTCTGTTGCAATTTATCGAAGGACGGCAAAGGAAATAGAAGAAGCAATTGATAATATGCTTTCAAGACTTTAA
- a CDS encoding manganese efflux pump MntP family protein produces MAFALGMDAFSLAIGMGMLGLRYKHIFKIGVTIGAFHVIMPFLGIVIGKFLSQYFGLVAIIIGGVLLIILGLQMLYSALFSDDEEGRTLQPVGIGLILFALSVSVDSFSVGLSLGMIGAKTVITLLSFGMMSMVLAWLGLIIGKKVQGYIGVYGEILGGSILVAFGIKLLLPI; encoded by the coding sequence ATGGCATTTGCCTTAGGTATGGACGCATTCTCCTTGGCCATTGGGATGGGGATGTTGGGACTTCGTTATAAACATATTTTTAAAATTGGTGTGACGATTGGTGCTTTTCATGTCATTATGCCTTTTTTAGGAATTGTCATTGGTAAGTTTTTGTCTCAGTATTTTGGTCTGGTGGCTATCATAATTGGAGGGGTATTGTTAATTATCCTTGGGCTACAAATGTTATACTCGGCTTTATTTTCGGATGATGAAGAAGGAAGAACCCTGCAACCAGTAGGAATTGGTCTAATACTATTTGCGTTAAGTGTTAGTGTTGACAGTTTTTCTGTAGGTTTAAGCCTTGGGATGATTGGTGCGAAAACCGTAATTACTCTATTAAGCTTTGGAATGATGAGTATGGTTTTAGCTTGGCTTGGGCTAATTATTGGAAAAAAGGTTCAAGGATACATAGGGGTTTATGGAGAGATATTAGGTGGTAGTATTTTAGTAGCGTTTGGAATTAAATTATTGTTACCAATTTAG